Proteins encoded together in one Paracidovorax wautersii window:
- a CDS encoding SCP2 sterol-binding domain-containing protein: protein MPHAPAASSTPAPSPHGLPQPPLRIPAPVGRLLSHLPAYPGSVLLVTALNGALARHLPPDVRALLLHRRLRVEVRDAQLAFDFAWAGGRFTACAPGPQPDLTLRASAHDFVRLAQRKEDPDTLFFSRRLAMEGDTELGLVVKNALDALELPVLDPLQWTPARVLRRWLDGGAQAGRGGRDA from the coding sequence ATGCCCCACGCTCCTGCCGCCTCCTCCACCCCGGCCCCCTCGCCCCATGGCCTGCCGCAGCCGCCGCTGCGCATTCCCGCGCCGGTGGGCCGCCTGCTGTCCCACCTGCCTGCCTATCCGGGCTCGGTGCTGCTGGTCACCGCGCTCAACGGGGCACTGGCCCGCCATCTGCCGCCGGATGTGCGCGCCCTGCTGCTGCACCGGCGCCTGCGCGTGGAAGTGCGCGATGCGCAGCTGGCGTTCGACTTCGCCTGGGCCGGCGGGCGCTTCACCGCCTGCGCGCCCGGCCCGCAGCCGGACCTGACGCTGCGCGCCTCTGCGCACGACTTCGTGCGGCTCGCCCAGCGCAAGGAGGACCCGGACACGCTGTTCTTCAGCCGCCGCCTGGCGATGGAAGGCGACACCGAGCTGGGCCTAGTCGTCAAGAACGCGTTGGATGCCCTGGAGCTGCCCGTGCTCGATCCGCTGCAGTGGACGCCGGCCCGCGTGCTGCGCCGCTGGCTGGACGGCGGTGCGCAGGCCGGCCGGGGAGGCCGCGATGCCTGA
- a CDS encoding putative zinc-binding protein, with product MPDAADAPRARAALPLVYACSGCSSAAQLANHVAVQLDRRGVAEMSCIAGVGGDVPHLLRILEGGRPVIALDGCPLVCVASSLARHGRTADRHYQLQRHGVKKRAHEDFDPAQARAVYDTVVADLAREPLGDAHPAAQRLRHG from the coding sequence ATGCCTGATGCTGCCGATGCGCCCCGGGCCCGCGCCGCCCTTCCCCTGGTGTATGCCTGCTCGGGCTGCTCCAGCGCCGCGCAGCTTGCCAACCACGTCGCCGTGCAGCTGGACCGCCGCGGCGTGGCCGAGATGTCGTGCATCGCCGGCGTGGGGGGCGACGTGCCCCACCTGCTGCGCATCCTGGAGGGCGGCCGTCCCGTCATCGCGCTGGACGGCTGCCCGCTGGTGTGCGTGGCCAGCAGCCTGGCGCGGCACGGCCGCACGGCCGACCGGCACTACCAGCTGCAGCGGCACGGCGTGAAGAAGCGGGCGCACGAGGACTTCGATCCGGCGCAGGCCCGCGCCGTGTACGACACCGTCGTCGCCGACCTGGCGCGGGAGCCGCTGGGCGACGCGCATCCCGCTGCGCAAAGGCTCCGCCATGGCTGA
- a CDS encoding UbiX family flavin prenyltransferase has protein sequence MAEPLPLPLRRIVVGITGASGAVYGARLLQALRALPGVETHLVVSDTGWRTLRHERGDAPDEVRALAHVVHDVRDLGASIASGSFPVHGMAVAPCSMRTLAAIAHGLADNLLTRAADVTLKERRRLVLLARETPLHLGHLRNMVAVTEMGAIVCPPVPAFHLRPQTVAEIVDHGVARALDLLGLDHALSSRWAGMPSTAAS, from the coding sequence ATGGCTGAGCCGCTGCCCCTGCCGCTGCGGCGCATCGTCGTAGGCATCACCGGCGCCAGCGGCGCGGTGTACGGAGCCCGCCTGCTGCAGGCCCTGCGGGCGCTGCCGGGCGTGGAAACGCACCTGGTCGTCTCCGACACCGGCTGGCGCACGCTGCGCCACGAGCGCGGCGACGCACCCGACGAGGTGCGCGCCCTGGCCCATGTGGTGCATGACGTGCGCGACCTGGGCGCCAGCATCGCCAGCGGCTCGTTCCCCGTGCACGGCATGGCCGTGGCGCCCTGCTCCATGCGCACGCTGGCCGCCATCGCCCATGGCCTGGCGGACAACCTGCTCACGCGCGCGGCCGACGTCACGCTCAAGGAGCGCCGCCGCCTCGTGCTGCTGGCGCGCGAGACGCCGCTGCACCTCGGGCACCTGCGCAACATGGTGGCGGTGACGGAGATGGGCGCCATCGTCTGCCCGCCCGTGCCCGCCTTCCACCTGCGCCCGCAGACGGTGGCCGAGATCGTGGACCACGGCGTGGCCCGCGCGCTGGACCTGTTGGGGCTGGACCATGCCCTGTCGTCCCGCTGGGCCGGCATGCCCTCCACCGCTGCCTCTTGA
- the ubiD gene encoding 4-hydroxy-3-polyprenylbenzoate decarboxylase has product MTYRDLRDFLTQLEAAGELRRIATPVSPHLEMTALCDRVLRAGGPALWFEQPTGHAMPVLANLFGTPQRVARAMGVADLRAVRALGEALADLKEPQAPQGVRGLWAQRGLLKTLWHMAPAQCPSPPCQDVVWEGRDVDLSRLPVQHCWPGDVAPLITWGLTITRGPRKARQNLGIYRQQVLSRNQLIVRWLAHRGGALDFRDHCAAHPGEPYPVAVALGADPATLLGAVTPVPDSLSEYQFAGLLRGARTEVAPALGVPLSVPARAEIVLEGHIRPDAQHASGWQHALEGPYGDHTGYYNECAEFPVLTIDRITLRRGALYHSTYTGKPPDEPAMLAVAMNELFVPLLQRQFPEVVDFHLPPEACSYRMAVVSIRKAYAGHARRVMMGVWSHLRQFMYTKFIVVVDEDIDVRDWKEVVWALTTRVDPARDTLLVEHTPIDYLDFASPVSGLGSKMGLDATNKWPGETTREWGRPMHMAPDVAARMDALYQQLGL; this is encoded by the coding sequence ATGACCTACCGCGACCTGCGTGACTTCCTCACCCAACTGGAGGCAGCCGGCGAGCTGCGCCGCATCGCCACGCCCGTGTCGCCCCACCTGGAGATGACCGCCCTGTGCGACCGCGTGCTGCGCGCGGGCGGCCCGGCGCTGTGGTTCGAGCAGCCCACCGGCCACGCGATGCCGGTGCTGGCCAACCTCTTCGGCACGCCCCAGCGCGTGGCGCGCGCCATGGGCGTGGCCGACCTGCGGGCCGTGCGCGCGCTGGGCGAGGCCCTGGCCGATCTGAAGGAGCCCCAGGCGCCGCAGGGCGTGCGGGGGCTGTGGGCGCAGCGCGGGCTGCTCAAGACGCTGTGGCACATGGCGCCGGCGCAGTGCCCATCGCCGCCCTGCCAGGATGTGGTGTGGGAGGGCAGGGATGTCGATCTGTCGCGCCTGCCCGTGCAGCACTGCTGGCCGGGCGACGTGGCACCGCTCATCACCTGGGGGCTCACCATCACGCGCGGCCCGCGCAAAGCGCGCCAGAACCTGGGCATCTACCGCCAGCAGGTGCTGTCGCGCAACCAGCTCATCGTGCGCTGGCTGGCGCACCGCGGCGGGGCGCTCGACTTCCGCGACCACTGCGCCGCGCACCCGGGCGAGCCCTACCCTGTGGCGGTGGCGCTGGGCGCCGACCCGGCCACGCTGCTGGGCGCCGTTACGCCCGTGCCCGACAGCCTGTCCGAGTACCAGTTCGCCGGCCTGCTGCGCGGCGCGCGCACCGAGGTGGCGCCCGCGCTGGGCGTGCCGCTGTCGGTGCCGGCGCGGGCCGAGATCGTGCTGGAGGGCCACATCCGCCCCGATGCGCAGCACGCCAGCGGCTGGCAGCATGCGCTCGAAGGCCCTTACGGCGACCATACCGGCTACTACAACGAGTGCGCCGAGTTTCCCGTGCTCACCATCGACCGCATCACCCTGCGGCGCGGCGCGCTGTACCACAGCACCTACACCGGCAAGCCGCCGGACGAGCCCGCCATGCTGGCTGTGGCTATGAACGAGCTGTTCGTGCCGCTGCTGCAGCGGCAGTTTCCCGAGGTGGTGGACTTCCATCTGCCGCCCGAGGCCTGCAGCTACCGCATGGCCGTGGTCAGCATCCGCAAGGCCTATGCGGGCCACGCGCGGCGCGTGATGATGGGCGTGTGGAGCCACCTGCGCCAGTTCATGTACACCAAGTTCATCGTGGTGGTGGACGAGGACATCGACGTGCGCGACTGGAAGGAAGTGGTCTGGGCCCTCACCACCCGCGTGGACCCGGCGCGCGACACGCTGCTGGTGGAGCACACCCCCATCGACTACCTGGACTTCGCCTCGCCGGTATCGGGCCTGGGCAGCAAGATGGGGCTGGACGCCACGAACAAATGGCCCGGGGAGACCACGCGCGAGTGGGGCCGGCCCATGCACATGGCGCCCGATGTGGCGGCGCGCATGGACGCGCTCTACCAGCAGCTGGGGCTGTGA
- a CDS encoding ATPase domain-containing protein, whose amino-acid sequence MKRLPTLVEGLDDILHGGLFEGGVYIFEGPPGVGKTTLANQIAYTLARRGGRTLYLTMLAESHARMLQHMEQQVFFDQQEVGSTVFYMSGYRELDSGGLRAVVELVQGELARHQATLLVIDGLVVDNLASTANDSVRQFVHELQSLVSVMSCTCLVLTSGHSNVLSAEQTMVDGIFTFEDHGFHWRAERRVHVRKFRGSQILRGQHTFCISMQGLQFFPRLESLPLVGANARLGQGVLSTGHAAIDGVLHQPGFLSGSATALIGQTGSGKTSLGLAFATAGTPEAPALFLACTELGGDLRRLGSEVRVDVEQAQRAGALTIKSLAHEDESMDELGHKLLRMVDELKVRRLVVDGLAGLADTLAFPERGYRFLGRLLHELRRREVTSVFTIDPDALAAAAGTPLAPGVAGWFDNVLEFAAVPEGERRVDVRPLHITKVRGGRARQPSVDLYLSSPQAVAPPP is encoded by the coding sequence ATGAAACGACTGCCTACCCTGGTCGAAGGCCTGGACGACATTCTTCACGGCGGGCTCTTCGAAGGCGGTGTCTACATCTTCGAGGGCCCACCCGGCGTCGGCAAGACGACGCTGGCCAACCAGATCGCCTACACGCTGGCGCGCCGCGGCGGGCGCACGCTGTACCTCACGATGCTGGCCGAGTCCCATGCGCGCATGCTGCAGCACATGGAGCAGCAGGTCTTCTTCGACCAGCAGGAGGTGGGCTCCACCGTCTTCTACATGAGCGGCTACCGCGAGCTGGACAGCGGCGGCCTGCGCGCCGTGGTCGAGCTGGTGCAGGGCGAACTCGCCCGCCACCAGGCCACGCTGCTGGTGATCGACGGCTTGGTGGTCGACAACCTGGCCTCCACCGCCAACGATTCCGTGCGGCAGTTCGTGCACGAGCTGCAGAGCCTGGTGAGCGTCATGTCCTGCACCTGCCTGGTGCTGACCAGCGGCCACAGCAACGTGCTGAGCGCCGAGCAGACCATGGTGGACGGCATCTTCACCTTCGAGGACCACGGCTTCCACTGGCGGGCCGAGCGGCGCGTGCACGTGCGCAAGTTCCGCGGCAGCCAGATCCTGCGCGGGCAGCACACCTTCTGCATCTCCATGCAGGGCTTGCAGTTCTTCCCCCGGCTGGAAAGCCTGCCGCTGGTGGGCGCCAATGCCCGGCTCGGCCAGGGCGTGCTGTCGACCGGCCATGCCGCCATTGATGGTGTCCTACACCAGCCGGGTTTCCTGTCCGGCAGTGCCACGGCGCTGATCGGACAGACTGGCTCCGGCAAGACCAGCCTGGGGCTGGCGTTCGCCACGGCGGGCACGCCGGAAGCGCCGGCCCTGTTCCTGGCCTGCACCGAGCTGGGCGGCGACCTGCGCCGCCTGGGCTCCGAGGTGCGGGTGGATGTGGAGCAGGCCCAGCGTGCCGGCGCCTTGACGATCAAATCACTGGCGCACGAGGATGAATCGATGGACGAGTTGGGCCACAAGCTGCTGCGCATGGTCGATGAGCTGAAGGTCCGGCGGCTGGTGGTCGATGGCCTGGCCGGGCTGGCCGACACCCTGGCCTTCCCCGAGCGCGGCTACCGCTTTCTGGGCCGCCTGCTGCACGAGCTGCGCCGCCGCGAGGTGACCTCGGTGTTCACCATCGATCCCGACGCGCTGGCCGCTGCCGCCGGCACGCCGCTGGCACCCGGCGTGGCGGGCTGGTTCGACAACGTGCTGGAGTTCGCCGCCGTACCGGAAGGCGAGCGGCGGGTCGACGTGCGGCCCCTCCACATCACCAAGGTGCGGGGCGGGCGCGCCCGGCAGCCTTCGGTGGACCTCTACCTCTCGTCGCCGCAAGCCGTGGCTCCACCCCCCTGA
- a CDS encoding response regulator: protein MKLILVVEDEYGNAEVLQMLLEAEGFRVALASNGKAALQLLAEGEKPALILSDFMMPVMTGGEFGLALRGDPALARIPFVFMSGTNEEVVRRAFADYDAFVVKPIQFAALSVVLHRLIAEGRPSASGASNRPVPLARIEPSR, encoded by the coding sequence ATGAAACTGATTCTGGTTGTGGAAGACGAGTACGGCAACGCCGAGGTGCTGCAGATGCTGCTCGAAGCGGAGGGCTTCCGCGTGGCGCTGGCCTCCAACGGCAAGGCGGCGCTGCAGCTGCTGGCCGAGGGCGAGAAGCCGGCGCTGATCCTGTCGGACTTCATGATGCCCGTCATGACGGGCGGCGAGTTCGGTCTGGCCCTGCGCGGCGACCCGGCGCTGGCGCGCATTCCCTTCGTCTTCATGAGCGGCACGAACGAGGAGGTGGTGCGCCGCGCGTTCGCCGACTACGACGCCTTCGTCGTCAAGCCCATCCAGTTCGCGGCCCTGTCGGTGGTGCTGCACCGCCTGATCGCGGAGGGCCGGCCCAGCGCATCCGGCGCCTCCAACCGTCCGGTGCCCCTCGCGCGGATCGAACCGTCCCGCTAG
- a CDS encoding SOS response-associated peptidase family protein: MTARYEALPATAAYADVFKVPPPQEPGARHIKPRGTGFMLRAVPVPVPSHTPQPGPDGAAADAAQPAEAPAAPPGGQPRELIAAQWGLVPHWVKSASDGRLRAPKLVNAYTDTVSTGTAFRDAWLNGQRCIVPMQSFYEDDWRSGKAVPTRIARVDGAPMGVAGVWARWEGPDGEVLLSYALITVSAQAHGLLNRYGPPGADRRMPVILGEGAHAAWLSTPVAKAKEFLRPYPAQSLTANPVEHKADKVPKGWLG; encoded by the coding sequence ATGACTGCCCGATACGAAGCCCTCCCCGCCACGGCCGCCTACGCCGATGTGTTCAAGGTGCCGCCCCCGCAGGAGCCCGGCGCGCGCCACATCAAGCCGCGCGGCACCGGGTTCATGCTGCGGGCCGTGCCCGTACCCGTGCCCTCGCACACGCCGCAGCCCGGGCCTGATGGCGCCGCGGCGGATGCAGCGCAGCCCGCGGAGGCGCCCGCCGCCCCGCCTGGCGGGCAGCCGCGCGAACTGATCGCGGCGCAGTGGGGCCTGGTGCCGCACTGGGTCAAATCGGCGTCGGACGGCCGGCTGCGCGCGCCCAAGCTGGTCAACGCGTACACCGATACCGTCTCCACCGGCACGGCCTTCCGCGATGCGTGGCTGAACGGGCAGCGCTGCATCGTGCCGATGCAGTCGTTCTACGAAGACGACTGGCGCAGCGGCAAGGCCGTGCCCACGCGCATCGCGCGCGTGGACGGCGCGCCCATGGGCGTGGCCGGCGTGTGGGCCCGCTGGGAGGGGCCGGATGGCGAGGTGCTGCTGAGCTATGCGCTGATCACGGTGAGCGCCCAGGCGCATGGGCTGCTCAACCGCTACGGCCCGCCGGGCGCCGACAGGCGCATGCCGGTGATTTTGGGCGAAGGCGCCCACGCCGCCTGGCTGAGCACCCCGGTGGCCAAGGCCAAGGAGTTCCTGCGCCCTTACCCGGCCCAGTCGCTCACCGCGAACCCGGTGGAGCACAAGGCCGACAAGGTGCCCAAGGGCTGGCTGGGCTGA
- a CDS encoding diguanylate cyclase — protein sequence MNHAAADAGTPRSSALRRLMDALLGTDRRQRLRVTMAGLAALLMTGCMIAMHIVAAAGMANRTHVLWWTLASALGLTLVLAAIRTGYSTRFSDPSLTLVQILYAIACNAVAYAIGGQARGITPPILAVIMMFGMFGLTPRQMLGVLVYGLGVFGLAWIVVELRQEPGHSRALSVAYGIIIVVVLLSSTFLTRRVQATREHLRRQREKLAQALEQIRELATHDDLTGLPNRRYMLEMMRMEMLRAERSGQPLLLAQLDLDHFKTINDTHGHAVGDAALQNFAHTVRQCVRGSDALARWGGEEFILMLCNTRPEDAADLLERVRRAVAAQRMERPGRPPIRMTVSIGVTRYQPGQTIDQTLEHADRALYAAKAQGRDCIVWHQAGGPASAPAPA from the coding sequence GTGAACCACGCAGCCGCCGATGCCGGCACGCCCCGCAGCAGCGCATTGCGGCGGCTCATGGACGCGCTGCTGGGCACCGACCGGCGCCAGCGCCTGCGCGTGACCATGGCCGGGCTGGCAGCGCTGCTCATGACCGGCTGCATGATCGCCATGCACATCGTGGCGGCCGCCGGCATGGCCAACCGCACGCACGTGCTCTGGTGGACGCTGGCCAGCGCCCTCGGCCTGACCTTGGTGCTGGCGGCCATCCGCACCGGATACTCCACGCGCTTCAGCGACCCGTCTCTCACGCTGGTCCAGATCCTCTACGCCATCGCCTGCAATGCCGTGGCCTACGCCATTGGCGGGCAGGCGCGCGGCATCACGCCGCCGATCCTGGCGGTGATCATGATGTTCGGCATGTTCGGCCTCACGCCCCGGCAGATGCTGGGCGTGCTGGTCTACGGGCTGGGCGTGTTCGGGCTGGCGTGGATCGTGGTGGAGCTGCGCCAGGAGCCCGGCCACTCCCGCGCGCTGTCGGTGGCCTACGGCATCATCATCGTGGTGGTGCTGCTCAGCAGCACCTTCCTGACCCGCCGCGTGCAGGCCACGCGGGAACACCTGCGCCGCCAGCGGGAGAAGCTGGCCCAGGCGCTGGAGCAGATCCGCGAGCTGGCCACGCACGACGACCTGACCGGTCTGCCCAACCGCCGCTACATGCTGGAGATGATGCGCATGGAGATGCTGCGCGCCGAGCGCAGCGGTCAACCGCTGCTGCTGGCCCAGCTCGACCTGGACCACTTCAAGACCATCAACGACACCCACGGCCATGCGGTGGGCGATGCGGCGCTGCAGAACTTCGCCCACACCGTGCGCCAGTGCGTTCGCGGCTCGGACGCCCTGGCGCGCTGGGGTGGCGAGGAATTCATCCTGATGCTTTGCAACACCCGGCCGGAAGACGCGGCGGACCTGCTGGAGCGCGTGCGGCGGGCCGTGGCCGCGCAGCGCATGGAGCGACCGGGCCGCCCGCCCATCCGCATGACGGTGTCCATCGGCGTCACCCGGTACCAGCCCGGCCAGACCATCGACCAGACGCTGGAACACGCCGACCGCGCGCTGTATGCGGCCAAGGCGCAGGGGCGCGACTGCATCGTCTGGCACCAGGCCGGCGGCCCCGCAAGCGCGCCCGCCCCGGCCTGA
- a CDS encoding ATP-binding protein, giving the protein MFHLQTLELVHWDYCQRVALPLDASIITIAGPNGSGKTTLLDAMRTLLGLRCSAPRDYRTYARHAGAQTAWLRAVVDNRAQSRQTSSRPFARRLIYTDQVTLACRIDKNGGDWQRRYCLVEGDASIEQLRDTPEKDLGFMGVEAWGRVLSAAGLSPAIARVLSLEQGQTDRLCEFSPRELLRLVFDVFGDQQVLDDYDQAREHQQQLVREMAQAERELDHSRAQLTELSNRVTNYKTWQLRLAERERLATEVLPVLTWHGEREGLTKQARELRRQKTQHRAALAEQAVQNKRLLHLLDEGGRAQADAERLHAERDQARVQLDAAMRHEAPLDKLAQREQELLALVDKGSNADELQAHLADLQRQEADAQDERSTLQQRRRLAHDALQALEGQRLPPQPAEVQQFRKRLVAQGIGHQFVAEVVEVVEEAWRAAVEGVLRGHRWVVLLDKDSDLAEAYDIGERERYRHYLVGPGEKVLKGEPGTLLAHVRFTAPVPRWLVQQLQQLRCVADPREGKRLGGTWITPQAYMHDGRGARSMWVEPRDHQFGAAAVHARRGAAERDLAQIDAQLAPVLERLMALKRQITDTRRALEGHSAAEELARRSDEFAQARQDLPAAKQARIGAAQLWQRLDTEAARAHERHRAFTDEHQRLEAQLRRARGDSERAAQEWTARRRHHTGAVAHSQAQRARFPARWIAPATLAALVDEYVNDTQAKLRLHAVEQELEQGTWERDATVEERHRRMDMTVREQAGSLSDHQVKNAQAATAVLNARESYIEVLRSTVRRYRKNIQELGALAGVDVAADLPLLENDDTVLAQAGLKVHFAFDGKGSIGLNDGEASGGQQVIKSLILLVGLLKDEESGSGGFVFIDEPFAHLDVRNIQLVGHFLRSTQAQYVLTTPITHNLEVFEPAEITLVTSKKPKDSRWAPPIAVAKRRGVPVLEAVPA; this is encoded by the coding sequence ATGTTCCACCTGCAAACCCTCGAACTCGTCCACTGGGACTACTGCCAGCGCGTGGCCCTGCCGCTGGACGCCTCCATCATCACCATCGCCGGCCCCAACGGCTCGGGCAAGACCACGCTGCTGGACGCCATGCGCACGCTGCTGGGCCTGCGCTGCTCGGCCCCGCGCGACTACCGCACCTACGCGCGCCACGCCGGCGCGCAGACGGCCTGGCTGCGCGCCGTGGTGGACAACCGCGCGCAGAGCCGGCAGACGTCGAGCCGCCCCTTCGCCCGCCGCCTGATCTACACCGACCAGGTCACGCTGGCCTGCCGCATCGACAAGAACGGCGGCGACTGGCAGCGCCGCTACTGCCTGGTGGAGGGCGACGCCAGCATCGAGCAGCTGCGCGACACGCCGGAGAAAGACCTGGGCTTCATGGGCGTGGAGGCCTGGGGCCGCGTGCTGTCGGCCGCCGGCCTGTCGCCCGCCATCGCGCGCGTGCTGTCGCTGGAGCAGGGCCAGACCGACCGGCTGTGCGAGTTCTCCCCACGCGAGTTGCTGCGCCTGGTGTTCGACGTGTTCGGCGACCAGCAGGTGCTGGACGACTACGACCAGGCGCGCGAGCACCAGCAGCAGCTGGTGCGCGAAATGGCCCAGGCCGAGCGCGAACTGGACCACAGCCGCGCCCAGCTCACCGAACTGAGCAACCGCGTGACCAACTACAAGACCTGGCAGCTGCGCCTGGCCGAGCGCGAACGCCTGGCCACCGAGGTGCTGCCCGTACTGACCTGGCATGGCGAGCGCGAAGGCCTAACCAAGCAGGCGCGCGAACTGCGCCGCCAGAAGACCCAGCACCGCGCCGCGCTGGCCGAGCAGGCCGTGCAGAACAAGCGCCTGCTGCACCTGCTGGACGAAGGCGGGCGCGCGCAGGCGGATGCCGAGCGCCTGCACGCCGAGCGCGACCAGGCGCGCGTGCAGCTGGATGCCGCCATGCGCCACGAAGCCCCGCTGGACAAGCTCGCCCAGCGCGAGCAGGAGCTGCTCGCGCTGGTGGACAAGGGCAGCAATGCCGACGAGCTGCAGGCGCATCTGGCCGACCTGCAACGCCAGGAGGCCGACGCGCAGGACGAACGCAGCACGCTGCAGCAGCGCCGCCGCCTCGCCCACGACGCGCTGCAGGCGCTGGAAGGCCAGCGCCTGCCGCCGCAACCGGCCGAGGTGCAGCAGTTCCGCAAGCGGCTGGTGGCGCAGGGCATCGGCCACCAGTTCGTGGCCGAGGTGGTCGAGGTGGTGGAAGAAGCCTGGCGCGCCGCGGTCGAAGGCGTGCTGCGCGGCCACCGCTGGGTGGTGCTGCTCGACAAGGACAGCGACCTGGCCGAGGCCTACGACATCGGCGAGCGCGAGCGCTACCGGCATTACCTCGTCGGCCCCGGCGAGAAGGTGCTCAAGGGCGAGCCCGGCACGCTGCTGGCCCACGTGCGCTTCACCGCGCCCGTGCCGCGCTGGCTGGTGCAGCAGCTGCAGCAACTGCGCTGCGTGGCCGACCCGCGCGAGGGCAAGCGCCTGGGCGGGACCTGGATCACGCCGCAGGCCTACATGCACGACGGACGCGGCGCCCGCTCGATGTGGGTGGAGCCGCGCGACCACCAGTTCGGCGCCGCCGCCGTGCACGCCCGCCGCGGTGCCGCCGAGCGCGATCTGGCGCAGATCGATGCGCAGCTCGCCCCGGTGCTGGAGCGGCTCATGGCGCTCAAGCGCCAGATCACCGACACGCGCCGCGCGCTCGAAGGCCACAGCGCCGCCGAGGAACTGGCCCGCCGCAGCGACGAGTTCGCCCAGGCCCGGCAGGACCTGCCCGCCGCCAAGCAGGCGCGCATCGGCGCCGCCCAGCTGTGGCAGAGGCTGGACACCGAGGCCGCGCGCGCGCACGAACGCCACCGCGCCTTCACCGACGAGCACCAGCGGCTGGAGGCGCAGCTCAGGCGTGCCCGTGGCGACAGCGAACGCGCGGCGCAGGAATGGACGGCGCGCCGCCGCCACCACACCGGCGCCGTGGCGCACAGCCAGGCCCAGCGCGCGCGCTTTCCGGCCCGCTGGATCGCGCCCGCCACGCTGGCCGCGCTGGTCGACGAGTACGTCAACGACACCCAGGCCAAGCTGCGCCTGCACGCCGTGGAGCAGGAGCTGGAGCAGGGCACCTGGGAGCGGGACGCCACGGTGGAAGAGCGCCACCGCCGCATGGACATGACGGTGCGCGAGCAGGCGGGCAGCCTGTCGGACCACCAGGTCAAGAACGCCCAGGCCGCCACCGCCGTGCTGAACGCGCGCGAGAGCTACATCGAGGTGCTGCGCAGCACCGTGCGCCGCTACCGCAAGAACATCCAGGAGCTGGGCGCGCTGGCCGGCGTGGACGTGGCAGCCGACCTGCCGCTGCTGGAGAACGACGACACCGTGCTCGCCCAGGCAGGCCTCAAGGTGCACTTCGCCTTCGACGGCAAGGGCAGCATCGGCCTGAACGACGGCGAGGCCTCGGGCGGGCAGCAGGTGATCAAGTCGCTGATCCTGCTGGTGGGCCTGCTCAAGGACGAGGAGAGCGGATCGGGCGGCTTCGTCTTCATCGACGAGCCCTTCGCCCACCTGGACGTGCGCAACATCCAGCTGGTGGGCCACTTCCTGCGCTCCACCCAGGCGCAGTACGTGCTGACCACGCCCATCACGCACAACCTGGAGGTGTTCGAGCCCGCCGAGATCACCCTGGTGACCAGCAAGAAGCCCAAGGACAGCCGCTGGGCCCCGCCCATCGCCGTGGCCAAGCGGCGCGGCGTACCGGTGCTGGAGGCCGTGCCGGCCTGA
- a CDS encoding 16S rRNA (uracil(1498)-N(3))-methyltransferase produces MPRFHCPLPLATGAQLTLPPTAARHVQVLRLQPGDAITLFDGRGGEYAATVTRMGRSDVDVEVGAHDPVEREAARAVHLVVGMPANERMDWLVEKATELGATSIQPIAAARSVLKLSGERATKRQAHWQAIAVSACEQCGRNRVPVVHAPMALSDWLRKDAPPQGTRLLLSLRAGSQPLRDAAGAEGDVWVLHGPEGGLTAQEEDAALAQGFAPASLGARVLRAETASVAALSQLVFG; encoded by the coding sequence ATGCCCCGCTTTCACTGCCCCCTGCCCCTGGCCACCGGCGCGCAGCTCACGCTGCCGCCCACGGCCGCACGCCATGTGCAGGTGCTGCGCCTGCAGCCCGGCGATGCCATCACGCTCTTCGACGGACGCGGGGGCGAGTACGCCGCCACGGTCACGCGCATGGGCCGCTCCGATGTGGACGTGGAGGTCGGCGCGCACGACCCCGTCGAGCGCGAAGCCGCGCGCGCCGTGCACCTCGTCGTCGGCATGCCGGCCAACGAGCGCATGGACTGGCTGGTCGAAAAAGCCACCGAACTCGGCGCCACCAGCATTCAGCCCATTGCCGCCGCGCGCAGCGTGCTCAAGCTGTCGGGCGAGCGCGCCACCAAGCGCCAGGCCCACTGGCAGGCGATTGCCGTGTCCGCTTGCGAGCAGTGCGGCCGCAACCGCGTGCCCGTCGTCCACGCCCCGATGGCCCTCAGCGACTGGCTGCGCAAAGACGCGCCCCCGCAGGGCACCCGCCTGCTGTTGTCGCTGCGGGCCGGCAGCCAGCCCCTGCGCGATGCTGCGGGTGCGGAGGGCGACGTCTGGGTGCTGCACGGCCCCGAGGGCGGGCTGACCGCACAGGAAGAAGACGCCGCCCTGGCCCAGGGCTTCGCGCCCGCCAGCCTGGGCGCGCGCGTGCTGCGGGCCGAAACCGCCTCCGTCGCTGCGCTGTCGCAGCTCGTATTCGGATGA